A window from Cydia strobilella chromosome 9, ilCydStro3.1, whole genome shotgun sequence encodes these proteins:
- the LOC134744487 gene encoding uncharacterized protein LOC134744487 isoform X4, with translation MDDFIAGGDDENQVAETASQVNEILRGANFTLRKWKSNSEVIIKRVSETHTHQNTHTTEFGDKTHKVLGLAWSSDSDELMYTIKENQISHPITKRKVLGVISSIFDPLGLTGPVIVVAKIFIQKLFKAQLDWDTELTQDLIQEWNTFYRDLFLLNQLKISRCTVIPNYVTIQIHGFCDSSIKAYGAAIYIRSSDRVGNVQVHLLYSKSKISPIQPQTIPNLELCSSLLLATHVDKIKRALKCDVSGINLWSDSKITLCWIKNSNPKLTCFVSNRVTKVLSLTNKHEWSWVRSEDNPADLLSRGVAPGKLETNQLWWSGPAWLTQSPDTWPTHDSESLNHAPEAESDVNITLTLAISTESNDTIQYLFHRWSSDKTLIHVLAYILRFIYNTKNKTRTINPNNKLSGPLSVEELKKSDHALIRHAQMESFPHEYKLLQNNKPVLNKSKILSLHPFMKDGLVRVGGRIGLSHYAYEKKHPLILSHEHALTKLLMANAHIRTLHAGPQLLLSTIRERIWPTKGRMLASKIVNKCVPCFRANPKTTNPIMGNLPPSRVNPSPPFAITGIDYGGPYNIRDRTGRGYKVSKCYIAVFICFATKAIHLELITGLESANFLAALRRFIARRGKPKELVSDNSTTFHGASNELKDLQKYLQDSSSELVSHCADEGIKWSFIPVYTPHMGSLWESSIKLTKYHLKRVLGLSLLTYEQFVSILYQVESMVNSRPLCPLPSSNPDYPVLTPAHFLIGKAPNSLPDEDYNHVPKNRLTHYQLLQQITQDFWRRWSRDYIGTLQERTKWRSARGPSLAVDTVVLVRDERLPPCRWRLGKIVATQPGRDGVTRVAVIRTARGDIQRAFNNICPLPTSGEVI, from the coding sequence ATGGACGATTTTATCGCCGGCGGCGACGACGAGAATCAGGTAGCTGAAACTGCATCACAGGTGAACGAGATCCTGCGGGGAGCCAACTTCACGCTGCGGAAATGGAAGTCCAATTCCGAAGTCATCATAAAACGGGTGagcgaaacacacacacaccaaaacacacacacaaccgaATTTGGAGATAAAACACATAAGGTCCTGGGTTTAGCGTGGTCTAGTGACTCAGATGAGCTTATGTATACCATTAAAgaaaaccaaatttcacacccaaTCACCAAAAGAAAGGTACTAGGGGTAATTTCGTCCATTTTCGACCCCCTAGGCTTGACGGGACCAGTAATTGTagtagccaaaatatttattcaaaaattatttaaggctCAATTAGATTGGGATACCGAATTAACACAAGACTTGATCCAAGAATGGAACACATTCTATCgagacttgtttttattaaaccaaTTGAAAATTTCGAGATGTACAGTCATACCCAATTATGTAACGATACAAATTCATGGGTTCTGTGACAGTAGTATTAAAGCCTATGGCGCTGCCATCTATATACGATCAAGCGATAGAGTAGGAAACGTACAAGTTCACCTACTttactcaaaatcaaaaataagtccaatacaaccccaaactattccaaatttggaactttgttccagtttactgctcgcgacacatgtcgacaaaataaaacgagcattaaaatgtgacgtttccggAATCAACCTGTGGTCagattcaaaaataacattatgttggataaaaaatagtaaccctaaattaacttgttttgttaGTAACAGAGTCACAAAAGTATTATCACTTACAAACAAGCACGAGTGGTCATGGGTCCGCTCGGAGGATAACCCCGCCGACCTTTTGTCCCGAGGGGTAGCACCAGGCAAGCTGGAAACCAACCAGTTATGGTGGTCTGGGCCGGCGTGGTTGACCCAAAGTCCGGACACATGGCCGACCCACGATTCTGAGTCACTAAATCATGCACCCGAGGCCGAGAGCGACGTAAACATAACTCTCACCTTGGCTATTAGCACAGAATCTAACGACACGATACAATATCTTTTCCACAGGTGGTCAAGCGATAAAACACTTATtcatgtattagcatacatacttcgatttatatataatacaaaaaataaaactcgaacaattaatccaaataataaattatcaggaCCATTGTCCgtagaagaattaaaaaaatcggatcacgcattaattagacatgcacaaatggaatcattcccacacgaatataaattattgcaaaacaataaaccggttcttaacaaatcaaaaatattatctttacacCCATTCATGAAGGACGGACTCGTTCGCGTAGGCGGACGAATCGGTCTTTCGCATTatgcatatgaaaaaaaacatcctTTAATATTAAGTCACGAGCACGCGCTTACCAAACTACTGATGGCAAACGCACATATACGTACTCTGCACGCTGGCCCTCAGTTATTACTTTCAACTATTCGCGAGCGCATCTGGCCAACAAAAGGTAGGATGTTAGCctcgaaaattgtaaataaatgcgtTCCGTGTTTTAGAGCAAATCCAAAGACTACTAACCCTATAATGGGAAACTTACCCCCCTCAAGGGTAAATCCTTCCCCCCCCTTTGCTATCACGGGTATCGATTATGGAGGAccttataacattagagataggACAGGGCGTGGTTACAAGGTCTCTAAGTGCTATATAgcagtgtttatttgttttgcaacAAAGGCAATTCATCTCGAATTAATTACAGGGCTCGAGTCAGCCAATTTCCTGGCGGCGCTGCGACGATTCATCGCCAGGAGAGGTAAACCGAAGGAGTTGGTGAGTGACAATTCAACAACCTTTCATGGGGCTAGTAACGAGctaaaagatttacaaaaatacctacaggacAGCTCGAGCGAGCTAGTATCTCATTGCGCAGACGAGGGCATAAAATGGAGTTTTATTCCTGTCTATACACCTCATATGGGGTCCCTATgggaatctagtataaaacttaccaaatatcatttaaaaagagtATTAGGGTTATCTTTGTTAACTTACGAACAATTTGTATCAATCCTATATCAGGTAGAATCTATGGTAAATTCTAGGCCACTATGTCCCTTACCTAGTTCAAATCCTGACTATCCTGTCCTTACGCCAGCTCACTTTTTAATTGGAAAAGCACCAAATTCACTTCCGGACGAAGATTATAACCATGTACCAAAGAACCGATTAACTCACTATCAACTTTTGCAACAAATCACGCAGGACTTCTGGCGGCGCTGGTCACGTGACTACATCGGAACGCTGCAGGAACGCACGAAGTGGAGGAGCGCGCGCGGCCCAAGCCTCGCAGTCGACACCGTCGTCCTGGTACGAGACGAGCGTCTGCCGCCCTGCCGGTGGAGGCTGGGCAAGATCGTCGCGACGCAGCCGGGCCGGGATGGCGTCACCAGGGTGGCCGTCATCCGAACCGCCAGAGGGGACATCCAACGCGCGTTCAATAACATTTGTCCATTACCTACTTCGGGTGAAGtcatataa
- the LOC134744487 gene encoding uncharacterized protein LOC134744487 isoform X7 gives MLETSKNTLEELEIRQLKNRRGVCKRKLTVFNKFIERIDSSALTAEIIVDISLRLEQLPKLYNDFSEIQDRIETLCSDEGDIEAHEAERMSFEDTFYRLSAKGKLLAKVDTDSTPNDHIPQAPPQQPLGESIKYPEISLPSFDGDLTQWLQFRDTFDALVNQASLAPIVKYKYLRSCLQDGALEVISSLDFSEDAYMLAWQMLCERYNNPKRLVTNHMRALFDVEPVPSTPSGLRGLCDNISKHLRSLRSLNVPTENWDLAIIHMLVKKLDSRLQSKWENSVDLRKLPSLQDFKTFLKNRADRLEATSPAVPSDAPSTSKKAMGSSQPISWRRCDDSSPGEVNRRSWTSGGAGHVTTSERCRNARSGGARAAQASQSTPSSWYETSVCRPAGGGWARSSRRSRAGMASPGWPSSEPPEGTSNARSITFVHYLLRVKSYK, from the exons atgttagaaacttccaaaaacactctagaagagttagaaattaggcagttaaaaaatagacgaggtgtctgtaagcgaaaattaactgtatttaataaatttatagaaagaaTCGACTCAAGTGCATTGACGGCCGAAATAATTGTAGACATAAGCTTAAgactagaacaattaccaaagtTATACAATGATTTCTCTGAGATACAGGACCGGATCGAGACACTGTGCAGCGACGAAGGGGACATCGAAGCCCACGAGGCCGAGCGTATGTCATTTGAGGACACATTTTACCGACTTAGCGCTAAGGGCAAGCTGCTGGCGAAGGTAGATACCGATTCAACACCAAATGACCATATTCCGCAAGCCCCGCCGCAGCAACCCCTCGGTGAGTCGATAAAATATCCCGAAATTAGCCTCCCTAGCTTCGACGGAGACCTAACACAGTGGCTGCAATTTCGAGACACATTTGATGCCCTAGTCAACCAAGCTAGCTTAGCACCGatcgtaaaatataagtacctacgcagTTGTTTACAAGACGGCGCACTTGAGGTAATTAGTTCGCTCGATTTCTCCGAGGACGCGTACATGCTCGCGTGGCAGATGCTTTGTGAACGTTATAATAATCCTAAACGTTTAGTCACCAACCACATGCGAGCCTTGTTCGACGTGGAACCGGTACCGTCAACTCCTTCGGGTCTAAGAGGTCTGTGCGATAATATTTCCAAACATTTGAGATCTTTGCGctcattaaatgtacctaccgaAAATTGGGATCTCGCAATTATTCACATGTTAGTTAAAAAGTTAGACAGTCGATTGCAATCAAAGTGGGAAAACAGTGTTGATTTGAGAAAATTGCCTTCGTTGCAGGATTTCAAAACCTTCCTAAAGAACCGAGCTGACCGGCTGGAAGCGACCAGCCCAGCAGTACCATCGGACGCACCCAGCACTTCCAAGAAGGCCATG GGCTCGAGTCAGCCAATTTCCTGGCGGCGCTGCGACGATTCATCGCCAGGAGAGGTAAACCGAAGGAGTTG GACTTCTGGCGGCGCTGGTCACGTGACTACATCGGAACGCTGCAGGAACGCACGAAGTGGAGGAGCGCGCGCGGCCCAAGCCTCGCAGTCGACACCGTCGTCCTGGTACGAGACGAGCGTCTGCCGCCCTGCCGGTGGAGGCTGGGCAAGATCGTCGCGACGCAGCCGGGCCGGGATGGCGTCACCAGGGTGGCCGTCATCCGAACCGCCAGAGGGGACATCCAACGCGCGTTCAATAACATTTGTCCATTACCTACTTCGGGTGAAGtcatataagtag
- the LOC134744487 gene encoding uncharacterized protein LOC134744487 isoform X6, producing MLETSKNTLEELEIRQLKNRRGVCKRKLTVFNKFIERIDSSALTAEIIVDISLRLEQLPKLYNDFSEIQDRIETLCSDEGDIEAHEAERMSFEDTFYRLSAKGKLLAKVDTDSTPNDHIPQAPPQQPLGESIKYPEISLPSFDGDLTQWLQFRDTFDALVNQASLAPIVKYKYLRSCLQDGALEVISSLDFSEDAYMLAWQMLCERYNNPKRLVTNHMRALFDVEPVPSTPSGLRGLCDNISKHLRSLRSLNVPTENWDLAIIHMLVKKLDSRLQSKWENSVDLRKLPSLQDFKTFLKNRADRLEATSPAVPSDAPSTSKKAMVTTSEPIKGSSQPISWRRCDDSSPGEVNRRSWTSGGAGHVTTSERCRNARSGGARAAQASQSTPSSWYETSVCRPAGGGWARSSRRSRAGMASPGWPSSEPPEGTSNARSITFVHYLLRVKSYK from the exons atgttagaaacttccaaaaacactctagaagagttagaaattaggcagttaaaaaatagacgaggtgtctgtaagcgaaaattaactgtatttaataaatttatagaaagaaTCGACTCAAGTGCATTGACGGCCGAAATAATTGTAGACATAAGCTTAAgactagaacaattaccaaagtTATACAATGATTTCTCTGAGATACAGGACCGGATCGAGACACTGTGCAGCGACGAAGGGGACATCGAAGCCCACGAGGCCGAGCGTATGTCATTTGAGGACACATTTTACCGACTTAGCGCTAAGGGCAAGCTGCTGGCGAAGGTAGATACCGATTCAACACCAAATGACCATATTCCGCAAGCCCCGCCGCAGCAACCCCTCGGTGAGTCGATAAAATATCCCGAAATTAGCCTCCCTAGCTTCGACGGAGACCTAACACAGTGGCTGCAATTTCGAGACACATTTGATGCCCTAGTCAACCAAGCTAGCTTAGCACCGatcgtaaaatataagtacctacgcagTTGTTTACAAGACGGCGCACTTGAGGTAATTAGTTCGCTCGATTTCTCCGAGGACGCGTACATGCTCGCGTGGCAGATGCTTTGTGAACGTTATAATAATCCTAAACGTTTAGTCACCAACCACATGCGAGCCTTGTTCGACGTGGAACCGGTACCGTCAACTCCTTCGGGTCTAAGAGGTCTGTGCGATAATATTTCCAAACATTTGAGATCTTTGCGctcattaaatgtacctaccgaAAATTGGGATCTCGCAATTATTCACATGTTAGTTAAAAAGTTAGACAGTCGATTGCAATCAAAGTGGGAAAACAGTGTTGATTTGAGAAAATTGCCTTCGTTGCAGGATTTCAAAACCTTCCTAAAGAACCGAGCTGACCGGCTGGAAGCGACCAGCCCAGCAGTACCATCGGACGCACCCAGCACTTCCAAGAAGGCCATGGTAACCACGTCCGAACCTATCAAG GGCTCGAGTCAGCCAATTTCCTGGCGGCGCTGCGACGATTCATCGCCAGGAGAGGTAAACCGAAGGAGTTG GACTTCTGGCGGCGCTGGTCACGTGACTACATCGGAACGCTGCAGGAACGCACGAAGTGGAGGAGCGCGCGCGGCCCAAGCCTCGCAGTCGACACCGTCGTCCTGGTACGAGACGAGCGTCTGCCGCCCTGCCGGTGGAGGCTGGGCAAGATCGTCGCGACGCAGCCGGGCCGGGATGGCGTCACCAGGGTGGCCGTCATCCGAACCGCCAGAGGGGACATCCAACGCGCGTTCAATAACATTTGTCCATTACCTACTTCGGGTGAAGtcatataagtag
- the LOC134744487 gene encoding uncharacterized protein LOC134744487 isoform X3, with protein MLETSKNTLEELEIRQLKNRRGVCKRKLTVFNKFIERIDSSALTAEIIVDISLRLEQLPKLYNDFSEIQDRIETLCSDEGDIEAHEAERMSFEDTFYRLSAKGKLLAKVDTDSTPNDHIPQAPPQQPLGESIKYPEISLPSFDGDLTQWLQFRDTFDALVNQASLAPIVKYKYLRSCLQDGALEVISSLDFSEDAYMLAWQMLCERYNNPKRLVTNHMRALFDVEPVPSTPSGLRGLCDNISKHLRSLRSLNVPTENWDLAIIHMLVKKLDSRLQSKWENSVDLRKLPSLQDFKTFLKNRADRLEATSPAVPSDAPSTSKKAMVTTSEPIKVTSKQFKCNQCPYCSSTHYINQCPKFSALNVIARIRAVNKLRLCFNCLSGTHVLTNCRASTCRVCKGKHHTLLHKPNTNTHVGSNPVPTRLPISTLIDEQPSSSQIETTLSNNTLIEKQINNARNRSVFLTTAQVLVRDKHNNVHKMKAFLDNGSQENFITENAAKKLQLNKEQLALNVIGFNEKVSSLLESCDVTLHSLDGTFTTNLSCFITPIICTTNILIPNVQRWHIPSRYKLADDEFNLAQDVDLLIGGEIFFDLLLTGKYKLGPGLPVLRRSRLGWIVTGSVQKKTESAIQCKVTVETQLKKFWEIEEGSAPNLPYDEKQCEDIFLKTHTHNSEGNFEIELPLKQPPTKLGQSRHIAYRRFKTLESKFERNPEFKDKYVNFMREFEQAGHMIQLQDNYDGPCNFLPHQAVFRDSPSTPIRIVFDCSCRTDNGISLNDIQYKGSIIQDELINILLRFRKYQYVINADIQKMYRCIYVKPNQQYLQCIFWRENTHQRLQIYMLTTLSFGLKSAPHIATRCLLQLSNENQHTFPAAAEAIANQFYMDDFIAGGDDENQVAETASQVNEILRGANFTLRKWKSNSEVIIKRGSSQPISWRRCDDSSPGEVNRRSWTSGGAGHVTTSERCRNARSGGARAAQASQSTPSSWYETSVCRPAGGGWARSSRRSRAGMASPGWPSSEPPEGTSNARSITFVHYLLRVKSYK; from the exons atgttagaaacttccaaaaacactctagaagagttagaaattaggcagttaaaaaatagacgaggtgtctgtaagcgaaaattaactgtatttaataaatttatagaaagaaTCGACTCAAGTGCATTGACGGCCGAAATAATTGTAGACATAAGCTTAAgactagaacaattaccaaagtTATACAATGATTTCTCTGAGATACAGGACCGGATCGAGACACTGTGCAGCGACGAAGGGGACATCGAAGCCCACGAGGCCGAGCGTATGTCATTTGAGGACACATTTTACCGACTTAGCGCTAAGGGCAAGCTGCTGGCGAAGGTAGATACCGATTCAACACCAAATGACCATATTCCGCAAGCCCCGCCGCAGCAACCCCTCGGTGAGTCGATAAAATATCCCGAAATTAGCCTCCCTAGCTTCGACGGAGACCTAACACAGTGGCTGCAATTTCGAGACACATTTGATGCCCTAGTCAACCAAGCTAGCTTAGCACCGatcgtaaaatataagtacctacgcagTTGTTTACAAGACGGCGCACTTGAGGTAATTAGTTCGCTCGATTTCTCCGAGGACGCGTACATGCTCGCGTGGCAGATGCTTTGTGAACGTTATAATAATCCTAAACGTTTAGTCACCAACCACATGCGAGCCTTGTTCGACGTGGAACCGGTACCGTCAACTCCTTCGGGTCTAAGAGGTCTGTGCGATAATATTTCCAAACATTTGAGATCTTTGCGctcattaaatgtacctaccgaAAATTGGGATCTCGCAATTATTCACATGTTAGTTAAAAAGTTAGACAGTCGATTGCAATCAAAGTGGGAAAACAGTGTTGATTTGAGAAAATTGCCTTCGTTGCAGGATTTCAAAACCTTCCTAAAGAACCGAGCTGACCGGCTGGAAGCGACCAGCCCAGCAGTACCATCGGACGCACCCAGCACTTCCAAGAAGGCCATGGTAACCACGTCCGAACCTATCAAGGTAACCTCCAAACAGTTTAAATGTAACCAGTGTCCGTATTGTTCGAGTACGCATTATATTAATCAGTGTCCAAAGTTTAGTGCATTAAACGTTATCGCGCGCATCCGAGCCGTGAATAAATTACGATTATGCTTTAATTGTTTGTCCGGAACGCATGTCTTAACAAACTGCAGGGCCAGTACATGTCGAGTATGTAAGGGCAAGCATCATACGTTACTACACAAACCAAATACCAACACTCATGTAGGTAGTAACCCCGTACCAACGCGATTACCAATATCAACGTTAATCGACGAACAACCGAGTTCTAGTCAAATCGAGACTACCTTGTCGAATAACACTTTaatcgaaaaacaaataaacaatgcgCGAAATAGGTCAGTTTTCCTTACAACAGCCCAAGTGCTCGTTAGGGATAAGCATAACAATGTGCATAAAATGAAGGCATTTTTAGACAATGGCTCgcaagaaaatttcattaccgaaaacgcggccaaaaagttacaattaaaCAAGGAACAACTTGCCTTAAATGTCATAGGTTTCAATGAAAAAGTGTCTAGCCTTTTAGAATCGTGTGACGTAACATTGCATTCCTTAGACGGAACCTTTACAACGAATTTGTCCTGTTTTATTACGCCTATAATTTGtactaccaacattttaataccaAACGTGCAACGTTGGCACATTCCGTCGCGTTATAAATTAGCTGATGACGAGTTTAACTTAGCTCAAGATGTAGATTTGCTTATCGGTGGGGAGATATTCTTTGATTTACTTCTTACCGGTAAATACAAGCTCGGGCCCGGATTACCGGTTCTGAGACGCTCGCGATTAGGATGGATAGtcacgggttccgtacaaaaaaaaaccgagtctgccattcaatgtaaagttacagtagaaactcaattaaaaaagttttgggaAATAGAGGAGGGTTCCGCACCAAATTTACCCTATGATGAAAAACAATGTGAGGATATATTTCTGAAAACTCACACTCACAACTCTGAGGGTAATTTCGAAATAGAACTTCCATTAAAGCAGCCACCTACCAAGTTAGGTCAATCTAGGCACATAGCATATCGGAGGTTCAAAACATTAGAATCCAAGTTCGAGCGGAACCCcgaatttaaagataaatatgtgAATTTCATGCGCGAGTTCGAACAAGCTGGCCATATGATTCAATTACAAGATAATTATGATGGCCCATGTAATTTTCTACCCCACCAAGCTGTTTTTCGCGACTCCCCCTCAACCCCTATTCGAATTGTTTTCGACTGCTCATGCAGAACTGATAACGGCATTTCTTTGAATGATATCCAATACAAAGGCTCAATAATACAGGACGAACTCATAAATATACTTCTACGATTCCGAAAATACCAATATGTTATTAACGCtgacatacaaaaaatgtacagatgtatttatgttaaaccAAATCAACAATACCTACAATGCATATTTTGGCGGGAAAATACTCACCAACGACTCCAAATTTATATGCTGACCACATTAAGTTTCGGCTTAAAGTCAGCACCACATATTGCAACCAGatgtttgttacaattgtcaaACGAAAACCAACACACATTTCCAGCAGCTGCAGAGGCCATAGCGAACCAGTTCTACATGGACGATTTTATCGCCGGCGGCGACGACGAGAATCAGGTAGCTGAAACTGCATCACAGGTGAACGAGATCCTGCGGGGAGCCAACTTCACGCTGCGGAAATGGAAGTCCAATTCCGAAGTCATCATAAAACGG GGCTCGAGTCAGCCAATTTCCTGGCGGCGCTGCGACGATTCATCGCCAGGAGAGGTAAACCGAAGGAGTTG GACTTCTGGCGGCGCTGGTCACGTGACTACATCGGAACGCTGCAGGAACGCACGAAGTGGAGGAGCGCGCGCGGCCCAAGCCTCGCAGTCGACACCGTCGTCCTGGTACGAGACGAGCGTCTGCCGCCCTGCCGGTGGAGGCTGGGCAAGATCGTCGCGACGCAGCCGGGCCGGGATGGCGTCACCAGGGTGGCCGTCATCCGAACCGCCAGAGGGGACATCCAACGCGCGTTCAATAACATTTGTCCATTACCTACTTCGGGTGAAGtcatataagtag